Genomic segment of Streptomyces sp. NA02950:
CCCGGGCGGAAGGCCTCATGCTCCAGGCCTTCCGCGGGGCGGATGTCATCGAAGGCGTGGCCAGCCATCTCGACAAGCGCCCACCGACCTTTCCCTCCCTACCTGCCAGGAGTTCAGATGTCCCTCTTTGATGTGTCGGATCGCGCCAAGAAGTACCAGGCCGATCTGCTCGAGTTCATGGATTCGCACGTCTACCCCGCTGAGGCGGTGTACCACGAGCAGATGCGCGCGTCGGGCGACCCGAACTTCCATCCGCCGATCATCGAGGACCTCAAGGCGGAGGCACGCAGGCGCGGACTGTGGAACCTCTTCCACCCGCACCCCGAGTGGGGCCCGGGGCTGACGAATCTCGAGTACGCGCCGCTGGCCGAGATCATGGGGCGCAGCCACATCGCCTCCGAGGCATGCAACTGCAACGCTCCGGACACCGGCAACATGGAGGTGCTCACGCTGTTCGGCAGCGACGAGCACAAGGAGAAGTATCTGAAGCCCCTGCTCGACGGGACGATGGCTTCGGCGTTCGCGATGACCGAGCCGCGGGTCGCCAGTTCGGACGCCACCAATATCGAGCTGCGGATGGAGCGCGACGGCGACGAGTACGTGCTCAACGGCCGCAAGTGGTTCGCGTCCAACGCCCTGCACCGCAACTGCAAGGTGCTCATCGTCATGGGGAAGACGGATCCCACCGCTGCCCCGCACCGGCAGCAGTCGATGATGGTCGTACCCATAGACGCCCCCGGGATCACGGTGATGCGCGGGCTGCCGGTGTTCGGCTACCAGGACCGTGAGGGGCACGCCGAAATCGACTTCGCCGACGTACGGGTGCCGGCCAAGGACGTACTCAAGGGCGAGGGCGAGGGCTTCGCGATCAGCCAGGCCCGGCTCGGGCCCGGTCGTATCCACCACTGCATGCGGGCGATCGGTGCGGCCGAGCGGGCGCTGGAGCTGATGTGCAGGCGCGCGCGGTCACGGGTGACGTTCGGCCGTCCGGTCGCCGACCGGTCCAATATCCAGGACTGGATCGCGGAGGCGCGTATCGACATCGAGATGATCCGCCTGCTCACGCTCAAGGCCGCGTATCTGATGGACACGGTCGGGAACAAGGAAGCGCGCACCGAGATCGCGGCCATCAAGGTGGCCGCCCCGGACATCGCGTTGAAGATCGTCGACCGGGCGATCCAGGTGCACGGGGGAGCGGGAGTGACCGATGACTTCCCGCTGGCGATGATGTACGCGCACCTGCGCACGTTGCGGCTGGCGGACGGTCCCGACGAGGTCCACAAGCGGGCCATCGCCAAACACGAACTGCGGCAGTACCCCGACGGGGCCACCGCGGCGGAGAGCGGCACGGGCACCCCGGCCACACGGCAGCGGTGAACTGAGATGGCGGGACTCGCTCCCACCGGTCGCCCGGCCGGAATCGACCCCGGGGCGGTGAGCCGCTGGTTCGAGGCCCTCTGCGTCGACTTCGCCGGTCCGCTTGTCTTCGACCGGATCGGGCTCGGCCAGTCGAATCTGACCTACCTGGTACGGGACCAGGACGGCCGCCGGTGGGTGCTGCGGCGCCCACCGCTGGGTCGCCTGCTGGCCTCGGCGCACGACGTGGCACGCGAGGCGCGGATTCTGACCGCGCTGGAGGGCACCGCCGTCCCGACCCCGCGGGTGTTCGGGCTGACCGAGGACACGGCCGTGAGCGACGTCCCGCTGCTGCTCATGGAGTTCGTGGACGGCCTGGTCGTCGACACGATGCCGATCGCGCGGTCGTTGGCGCCCGAGCGCCGCCGGGCGATCGGGTTGTCGCTGCCGCGGACGCTGGCGAAGATCCACGCGGTTGACCTCGAGGCGGCCGGGCTGACCGGTCTGGCCGGCCACAAGCCGTATGCGCAGCGTCAGCTCAAGCGGTGGTCGGGCCAGTGGGAGAGGTCCAGGACCCGCGAGCTGCCCGCCCTCGAGGACCTCACCCGGCGCCTTGCCGCGGCCGTCCCGGAGCAGCGCGAACTGACGCTCGTACACGGCGACTTCCATCTGCGCAACGTCATCACCGCCTACGACAGCGGCGAGGTGACCGCGGCGCTCGACTGGGAGCTGTCGACGCTGGGGGATCCGCTGGCGGACATGGGCAGCCTGCTGGCGTACTGGCCGGAACCGGGAGAGGAGGAGACCGGGGGCGATTTTGCCGCCTCCGTCCTCGAAGGCTTCCCGGACCGTGCCGAGCTCGCCCAGGTGTACCTGACCGAAACCGGCCGGGACCCGGCTGCACTGCAGTTCTGGCATGTGCTGGGCCTGTGGAAGGTGGCGGTGATCGGCGAGGGTGTGATGAGGCGAGCGATCGACGAACCGAAGAACAAGAGCGCGACGGGCACGCCCACGGTGGCACGTATCGATGCAATCGTGGACAAGGCGTGCCGGATCGCCGATGAAGCCGGGATCTGAGCGGTACCGGCGATATCGACCAGTGCGGAACACCGGCGGGCGGCCGGTCCGGCGGTACGCCGGACCGGCCGCCTTCCGTCACACCGGATCGTCGTCCGGGCGTGCCCCGGCCCCCGTGAGGATCCGGGCCTCGGTCTCGGCGAACTCCGCCCCGCCCGGCTCCCCGCGGTCCAGGACCGATCCCAGCCAGCCCAGGAGGAACCCGAGCGGGATCGAGACCACCGCGGGGTTGCTGAGCGGGAAGACCACGAGGTCCACGGACGGCAGCAGCGAGGCCGCATCTCCTGACATCGCGGGGGAGAGCAGCACCAGCAGGACAGAGGAGAACAGTCCCCCGTACAGGCCCCAGAGCGCCCCGGTGGTGGTGAAACCCCGCCAGTACAGGGTGTAGACGAGGGCCGGCAGGACGGTGGACCCCGCGACGGCGAAGACGAGGCCCACCAGGAACGAGATGTTCAGGCCCTGGGCGTACATGGACAGCCCCGTCGCGGTGAGACCGAGGAGCACTACCGCGCCCTTGGCGACGAGGAGTTCACTCTGCTCCGATGCCGTACCGCGCTTGAACCCGGCCTGGTAGAGGTCGTGCGCCAGCGCGGTCGAGGCGGCCAGCACGGTCCCGGCGACCACGGCCAGGATGGTGGTGAAGGCGACACATGAGATGACGGTGAGCAGGAACGGCCCGCCGAGGAACTCGGCCAGGAGCAGTACGGCCGAATTCCCCGAAGCGCTGTCGGCCGTGATGTCCTCGCGGCCGAGCAGCGCCACCGCGCCGAACCCCAGCACCCCGGCCATGAGGCAGAACGCCAGTGTCAGATAGGCCGCCCACTGGACCGAGCCGCGCGCCGCACGCGCGGTGGGTACCGCGTTGAGCCGCATGAGCAGGTGCGGCAGTCCGGCGGCGCCCAGGACGAGCGCCAGCTGAAGGCTCAGCGAGTCCAGCTTGCCCGTACCGTCGTCGCCGTACCGCACGCCGGGTTGCAGGAGCGCCTCCCCCAGGCCGCTGCCGTCCGCCGCCCGGTTCAGCAGCTCCGCCGGGTTCCAGCCGACCTTCGACATCACCAGGACGGCCAGGACGATGCCTCCGGCCAGCAGCATGACGGCCTTGACCAGCTGCACCACGGTGGTGGCCCGCATACCGCCGATCACCACGTAAATGATCATCAGTACCCCGAGCGAGGCGACCACCGCCTGCTGCGCGCCCCGCCCGGTCAGACCCAGGATCGGTGCGGCCAGCACCCCGGCGCCGACCAGTTGGGCGATCAGGTACGCCAGGGAGATGACAAGTGTGGTGACCCCCGCGGCCCGGTGCACCGGCCGCGGGCGCAGACGCCGCGCGAGGACGTCGCCGACCGTGTACCGCCCGGTGCTGTGGAACGGCTCGGCGATCAGCAGAAGTATCACGATCCAGGCGACGACCGGTCCCAGGAGATAGGCGATGCCGTCGTAGCCCGTCAACGCGATCAGGCCGGGGGTGCCGAGCAACGTCGCGGCGGACATGTAGTCGCCGAAGAGGGCGATACCGTTGCGCGCCGGGGCCAGCAGGCCGTCGCCGATGTAGAAGTCGCCGGGCGTGATGCGGTCCGACGCGACCCAGATGGCCAGGAAGAGGGTGCCGGAGACGAAGATGGCGAAGACCACGAACACTGGGAACGATCCGGTGTCGGTGAGCCGCTGCGCTGTGGTCACCGCGCGTGCCTCCGCTGCTTGGCCTGCGCGCCCAGGCGGCTCCCGTGGTCCAGGACGGTTGTGGCGTGACGGGCGTACCAGCGGATCGCCCAGACGGTGGTGACGCACTGGAACAGGGCCAGACCCAGACCGAAGTTCAGCGGTCCGGCGACCTGTACGGCCATCACGCTGCGCACCTCGCTGGCCAGCAGGGCGTTGATCACGTACAGGCCGACGACGACCCCCACGACGGTGAAGACCGGGCGCCGGCGTGCCGCTCGCAGCCGCCGCAGGTCCGGGTCGGCGGGGTGAGGTCCGACGGGGGACGGAGCCGGTTCCCGCCGCGGACCCCCGTAGTCGAGACCGCTGCGATAACGGCCCAGCGCCTCCTGGGGATCGTGTTCGGGACGTTCGGGCATGCGGCTCATGGTGTGTCCTGGGAACGGGAACGGATGATCACGGGGAGCGGGGCTACGCGATGACGTCGGTCTTCAGCTCTCCGTCCGCGTACTGCCTGCGCAGGGTCTTCTTGTCGAACTTGCCGACCGAGGTCTTCGGCACCTCGTGTACCAGCGCCCAGCGCTCCGGGAGCTGCCATGCCGCGACCTTCCCGGCCAGGAAGCCGCGCAGCTCCGTATAGGCCACCGTGCGGCCGTCCCGGAGCACCACCGTGGCCAGGGGGCGCTCTCCCCACTTGTCGTCCGGGACGCCGACGACGCATGCCTCGGCCACGTCCGGATGGGCCATGAGGTGGTTCTCGAGCTCGACGGAGGAGATCCACTCCCCGCCGGACTTGATCACGTCCTTGGCCCGGTCGGTGAGCGTGAGGAAGCCGTCGGCGCTGATCATTCCCACGTCACCGGTGCGCAGCCAGCCGTCGTGGAACTTCTCGGGGTCGTTGTCGAGGTAGTACGAGCCGGTGATCCACGGGCCGCGCACCTCCAGTTCGCCCACGCTCTTGCCGTCCCAGGGCAGAACGGCCCCGTCCTGGCCGATGAGCCGCGCCTCCACCGGTGCCGGGAAGCGGCCCTGGCTGAGCCGGTAGCGCCAGGCGTCCTCGCCCTCGGCGCCCTCGGGCGGACGGGCGAGGGTGCCCAGCGGCGACATCTCGGTCATGCCCCAGACGTGCAGCAGCCGGATCCCCAAGCTGTCCTCGAAGGTCCGCATCAGGGAGGGCGGACAGGAGGAGCCGCCCACGACGGCCTCCTGGAGGCTGGAGACATCGGCCTCGGGGTGCTCCAGGACATGGTTGGCCAGGCCCTGCCACACGGTGGGCACACCGCATCCCTTGGTGGGTCGGGAGGCGGCGATGAACCCGGCGAGCGGCGCGGGGGCCAGGAACCTGTCGGGCATGGCGAGCGAGGCTCCGGTCAGGAACGCCGCGTACGGCAGGCCCCAGGCCTGGGCGTGGAACTGCGGGACGATGACGAGCAGCCGGTCCCGGGCGGAGATGTCCATGACGTCGGGCAGGCTGATGCCCAGTGAGTGCAGGTACAGCGAGCGGTGGCTGTAGACGACCCCCTTGGGGTTGCCCGTGGTGCCGGAGGTGTAGCACATCCCCGCTGCCTGGTTCTCGTCCAGGTCGGGCCAGTCGTAGCTGTCCGGCCGGTTCTCCAGCAGCCGTCCGTAGTCATGGACGTGCGCCGGGCCGTCGGGCAGGGCCGAAGCCGGTGCCTCTCCGCTGACGATGATGTGCCGCACCGTGGGCATATCGGGCACCAGCGCGGCGAAGGCCTTCAGCAGGGAGCCGTCGACGATGACGACGGTGTCCTCGGCGTGGTGGGCGATGTAGGTGAGCTGTTCCGGGAAGAGGCGGATGTTCAGGGGGTGGATCACGGCGCCCATGGCGGGCACGGCGAGATACGCCTCCAGGTGCTCCTGGTTGTTCCACATGAACGTGGCGACCCGGTCGCCCGGCCGCACGCCGAGGTCGGTCAGTGCGTGCGCCAGCCTGGCGGCGTTGCGGCCGACGCGGGCGAAGGACGCACTCCTGGTGCCGTCGTCGGTGGCAGTGATCACTTCGCTGTCACTGTGCAGGCGCGCGCCGTTCTCCAGCAGCCTGCGGACCAGCAGCTGCGTGTTCTGCATGGTGCTGGGAACAAGGGGACGGCTGGACATCTCCAAGGTCATCCTTTGCGTCGGGGCAACGGCTCAGGTGTGAGGGGTGCCGGGCGCGCGGTGGGGGACGGCGGCGGAGGAGCCGGCGGGCCTCGTGGCGTGATCTTGGGGGCAGCCGGTGCGCATGGGTAGCTCCAGGGGGAGGTGCCACTTCGGAGGTCTCCATTCGGAGATGGTCCCGGCCGCGGCGGCAGGTCAGGATGCAAGGCAGTAATGTGCGTGGCCGCCGCTGGTCCGCTCCCCGGGAGGCGACCTACCATGACGGACGTGGCAGACAAGAGACAGAACGAGCCAATGCCCGACGTTCTGCTCGAGCTCACCGAGGGATACGGCGAGATCCTTGCCATGCTCGACCAGTCCATCGCGATGCGCCGGATCGTGGACGAGGTGCCTGAACTCAGCGGGGTGGACGTGGCCTGGCTGGGCGAGCCGGACGGCGGGGACCGCATCGTGCTCGGCCACACGGTCAACGCGCGGACACCCGCTGTGAACGGTCTGGTCGTACCCCACGGATGCGGGCTCGGGGGGCAGGTACTCCTCCGGCGCCGCCCGCTGTGGGTCAGTGACTACCGCCGTTCCGACACCATTACGCACGACTTCAACGCCCAGGCCGAGACGGAGGGCCTGGGAGCGATGATCGCGGTGCCCGTGCTCCACGAGGGCCGGCTGCTGAGTGTCCTCTACGGCTCGAACCGCGAGACCTCCGCGCTCGGCGACCGCACCACCCAGGCCCTGGAACAGGCGGCGAGCCGGGCGGCGACCGCCGCCGTGACGGCGGAGCGCGCCCGCCACGCCGCCGAGATCGCCGTGCACGAGGAGCGGCGCCGGATCGCGCTGGAGCTCCACGACACGGTGGGAGCCATGCTGTTCTCCATCGGGGCGGGCATCCGCACCCTGGCCGACGAGCTGCCGGACGGGGACAGCGCGCACACCCGCCTCAACGACCTCAAGGAGCAGGCCACCCAGGCCGCCGCCGCGCTGCGCGTATCGCTGCACGCGCTCAGCGCGCCACCGGAGCAGGTGGCCCTCGGCGTCGCGCTGCGCGGCGACTGCCGGGCGTTCCAGGAACGCACCGGGATCATCGCCCGATTCATCACCGTCACCGAGGTGCCCAGCCTTTCCCCGGCCCATATCAAGGCGTTCAAGGA
This window contains:
- a CDS encoding acyl-CoA dehydrogenase family protein translates to MSLFDVSDRAKKYQADLLEFMDSHVYPAEAVYHEQMRASGDPNFHPPIIEDLKAEARRRGLWNLFHPHPEWGPGLTNLEYAPLAEIMGRSHIASEACNCNAPDTGNMEVLTLFGSDEHKEKYLKPLLDGTMASAFAMTEPRVASSDATNIELRMERDGDEYVLNGRKWFASNALHRNCKVLIVMGKTDPTAAPHRQQSMMVVPIDAPGITVMRGLPVFGYQDREGHAEIDFADVRVPAKDVLKGEGEGFAISQARLGPGRIHHCMRAIGAAERALELMCRRARSRVTFGRPVADRSNIQDWIAEARIDIEMIRLLTLKAAYLMDTVGNKEARTEIAAIKVAAPDIALKIVDRAIQVHGGAGVTDDFPLAMMYAHLRTLRLADGPDEVHKRAIAKHELRQYPDGATAAESGTGTPATRQR
- a CDS encoding phosphotransferase family protein, producing the protein MAGLAPTGRPAGIDPGAVSRWFEALCVDFAGPLVFDRIGLGQSNLTYLVRDQDGRRWVLRRPPLGRLLASAHDVAREARILTALEGTAVPTPRVFGLTEDTAVSDVPLLLMEFVDGLVVDTMPIARSLAPERRRAIGLSLPRTLAKIHAVDLEAAGLTGLAGHKPYAQRQLKRWSGQWERSRTRELPALEDLTRRLAAAVPEQRELTLVHGDFHLRNVITAYDSGEVTAALDWELSTLGDPLADMGSLLAYWPEPGEEETGGDFAASVLEGFPDRAELAQVYLTETGRDPAALQFWHVLGLWKVAVIGEGVMRRAIDEPKNKSATGTPTVARIDAIVDKACRIADEAGI
- a CDS encoding cation acetate symporter, with translation MTTAQRLTDTGSFPVFVVFAIFVSGTLFLAIWVASDRITPGDFYIGDGLLAPARNGIALFGDYMSAATLLGTPGLIALTGYDGIAYLLGPVVAWIVILLLIAEPFHSTGRYTVGDVLARRLRPRPVHRAAGVTTLVISLAYLIAQLVGAGVLAAPILGLTGRGAQQAVVASLGVLMIIYVVIGGMRATTVVQLVKAVMLLAGGIVLAVLVMSKVGWNPAELLNRAADGSGLGEALLQPGVRYGDDGTGKLDSLSLQLALVLGAAGLPHLLMRLNAVPTARAARGSVQWAAYLTLAFCLMAGVLGFGAVALLGREDITADSASGNSAVLLLAEFLGGPFLLTVISCVAFTTILAVVAGTVLAASTALAHDLYQAGFKRGTASEQSELLVAKGAVVLLGLTATGLSMYAQGLNISFLVGLVFAVAGSTVLPALVYTLYWRGFTTTGALWGLYGGLFSSVLLVLLSPAMSGDAASLLPSVDLVVFPLSNPAVVSIPLGFLLGWLGSVLDRGEPGGAEFAETEARILTGAGARPDDDPV
- a CDS encoding DUF485 domain-containing protein; translated protein: MPERPEHDPQEALGRYRSGLDYGGPRREPAPSPVGPHPADPDLRRLRAARRRPVFTVVGVVVGLYVINALLASEVRSVMAVQVAGPLNFGLGLALFQCVTTVWAIRWYARHATTVLDHGSRLGAQAKQRRHAR
- a CDS encoding long-chain fatty acid--CoA ligase; amino-acid sequence: MSSRPLVPSTMQNTQLLVRRLLENGARLHSDSEVITATDDGTRSASFARVGRNAARLAHALTDLGVRPGDRVATFMWNNQEHLEAYLAVPAMGAVIHPLNIRLFPEQLTYIAHHAEDTVVIVDGSLLKAFAALVPDMPTVRHIIVSGEAPASALPDGPAHVHDYGRLLENRPDSYDWPDLDENQAAGMCYTSGTTGNPKGVVYSHRSLYLHSLGISLPDVMDISARDRLLVIVPQFHAQAWGLPYAAFLTGASLAMPDRFLAPAPLAGFIAASRPTKGCGVPTVWQGLANHVLEHPEADVSSLQEAVVGGSSCPPSLMRTFEDSLGIRLLHVWGMTEMSPLGTLARPPEGAEGEDAWRYRLSQGRFPAPVEARLIGQDGAVLPWDGKSVGELEVRGPWITGSYYLDNDPEKFHDGWLRTGDVGMISADGFLTLTDRAKDVIKSGGEWISSVELENHLMAHPDVAEACVVGVPDDKWGERPLATVVLRDGRTVAYTELRGFLAGKVAAWQLPERWALVHEVPKTSVGKFDKKTLRRQYADGELKTDVIA
- a CDS encoding GAF domain-containing protein, which encodes MADKRQNEPMPDVLLELTEGYGEILAMLDQSIAMRRIVDEVPELSGVDVAWLGEPDGGDRIVLGHTVNARTPAVNGLVVPHGCGLGGQVLLRRRPLWVSDYRRSDTITHDFNAQAETEGLGAMIAVPVLHEGRLLSVLYGSNRETSALGDRTTQALEQAASRAATAAVTAERARHAAEIAVHEERRRIALELHDTVGAMLFSIGAGIRTLADELPDGDSAHTRLNDLKEQATQAAAALRVSLHALSAPPEQVALGVALRGDCRAFQERTGIIARFITVTEVPSLSPAHIKAFKDVTREALLNVEKHARARSVVVSAFTLSGGVCVTVADDGVGPPPAYGFSGGLGLSAMSERLGRLGGEVHVLRNEDGGVSVQAWIPA